Part of the Thermodesulfobacteriota bacterium genome, CCGACTTCTACCGCGTCAAGGTAGCGCTCTCCCACTGAGCTACGCGCCTGTTCTGTTTGGTCCAACGCTTCCTGGCAAGGTCACGGCGGGACCCCGTTCAAATACCAGCAAACGGTGGCGAAGTCAAGGGGAATATGGCCCGGGACGCCGCTCTGACGGCCGGCCGCCGGCCGTCAGCCCCCGTTTGCTCCCCCCTGCCCCTGGCCGTCCACCGGACCCGGCGCACACGGCCGGCGGCCCTCGATGGCCCGGGCCAGGGTCACCTCGTCAGCATACTTGATGTCCATGCCCATGGGAATACCGAAGGCCAACCGGGAGATCCGAGCCGCTCCTCCGCGCAGGCGCTGGATGAGGAGGGCTGCCGTCGCCTCCCCCGGCACCGTGGAACTGGTGGCAATCAGCACCTCCCGGATCTGCGGCTGCCGGGCCCGGGCCACGAGCAGATCCACCTTGAGCTCCTCGGACCCGATGCCGTCCACGGGGGACAGCACGCCGTGGAGGACATGGTACAGGCCCCGGTAGGTACCGGACTTCTCCACCGCGGCCAGATCGCTGGCCTCCTCCACCACGCAGACCAGGCCCCGGTCCCGGGACGGATCGGCGCAGACGGGGCAGGGATCGGTCGCCGAAAAGGCGCAGCAAACCGAACAGAGGCGGATGGCACCATGCAGCTCCGCCAGGCTCCGGGCCAGGGCCTGCGCCTCCGCCGCCGGCCGGCGCAGCAGGAACAGAGCCAGCCGGGTGGCGGTCTTCCTGCCGATGCCCGGCAGGCGGTGCAGGTCTTCGATGAGCCGGACCAGGGCCGCCGGCATGGTCTCCCGCATATGGCAGCGCCTAGAAGAGGCCCGGAATGCGCATCCCGCCGGTGAGCTTGCCCATCTCTTCCTGGGCCATGGCCGCGGCCTTGGAATGGGCATCGTTCACCGCGGCGATCACCAGATCCTGGAGCAGGGTCGGATCGGCGGGGTCGATCACCGTCGGCTCGATGGTCAGGGCGACCAGCTCATGGCGGCCGTTCACGGTGGCCTGCACCATGCCGCCGCCTACGGACGAAGTCACCCGCCGGGAGCCCAGGTCCTCTTGCATCTCGGCGATCCTTTTCTGAAACTGCTGGGCCTGTTTGAACAGCTGATCCATGTTCATGGTGTCTTTCCTCCGGCCCTCAGGGCTTTCTGGCGTCGCTGGTGCGGATCTCGGTGATGGCGCCGCCGAAGATCTCCACCGCGGCTTGCACCAGCGGCTCGGCGGCCAGGGCCCGGCGCTCTGCGCCGGGGTCGGGACCACTGGTGGCCGCGGCCGGCGCTGACTCCGGGATACCGGCCGGGGTGTCGATGACGACCCGCAGCTCCCGCTGAAAAAAATCAGCCAGATAGCCGGCGATCAGGCGTACGTTCTCCTGGTCCTGGAGCACCGCACCGTCGCTGGCCTGCCCGAAGCGTACCACAAGACTGCCCCCTTCCTCCCGGACCCCGTCGGCCAGACGCAGGGAGTGGGCCAGCCATGGCTTGCGGCCCTTGACATAGCCGATGAACTCGTCCCAGCCCTGGCGCACCGAGCGGTTGCCCGCTGGCCCCGTCACCGGGAGCGGCTCGGCGGCAGCCGGCGGCCGGCGGGGCTCGGCGGGGGCCGGCGCGGGGGCATTGGCCGCCGGTTGGCCCGGTCCCCCGGTTGGCACCGGCCGGGGCAGGCCCGGGGCCCCGGCCGGCTGGGCCAACAGCGCCGCCGGCTCCACCGGCCAACCCAGGCCGGCCGGCAGAGTCCCTGCAGCCAGCAGGCGATCCAGCCTGTCCAGCACCTCGTCCAGGGGCACGAGCTGGCCGGCCTGCATGGCCCGGATGAGTGCGGTCTCCAGCACCAGCCGCGGCTGGGCCGCCCGCCCCATGGCCTCCACCCCCTGGACCAGGTGGTGAAAGTGCTGTCCCAACGCCTCCACGGCGTGACCGGCTGCCAAGTCCCTGGCCGCCGCCAGCTCCTCCTCCGGCAGATCAATGAGCTCGGCTGGCTTCTGGGCCAGCCGGCACACGAGGAGAGCCCGGAAGTATTCCACCAGATCCTGGGCGAAGCGGCGCACGTCGCCGCCGATCTGACTCACCCGCGCCAGCACCCCGAGGCAGCGTCCCAGGTCGGCGGCCAGAATGGCTCGGGCCATCTCCTCAATGAGCCGGCGGTCGACCAGGCCCAGCACCTCCAGGACGTCGGTATCCGCCACCGACTCGCCGGCAAAGGAAAAGATCTGATCCAGCAGGGACAGGCCGTCCCGCACCGAGCCCCCGGCCTCCCGAGCCACCAGGCCCAGGGCCCGATCCGAGATCGCTACCCCCTCCCCGTCGGCCACCCGGCGGAAGAAGGCTGCCAGCTCGGCCATCGACACCCTCTTGAGCTCATGGCGCTGGCACCGGGAGAGGATGGTCACAGGCACCCGATGCAGCTCGGTGGTGGCGAACAGGAAGTAGACGTGGGCCGGCGGCTCCTCCAGGGTCTTCAACAGGGCGTTGAAGGCCTCGGTGGTGAGCATGTGCACCTCGTCGATGATCACCACCCGGAAGCGGCACTGGGTCGGGAAGTAGCGGATGTTCTCCTTGAGGTCCCGGATCTCCTGGATACCCCGGTTGGAGGCGCCGTCGATCTCCTGCACGTCCAGGGCCGCGCCGGCGGTGATCTCCTGGCAGGGCGGACAGCGGTTGCAGGGGGTTGGGGTGGGACCTTCGACGCAGTTGAGGGCCTTGGCCATGATCCGGGCCAGGGTGGTCTTGCCCACCCCCCGCACCCCGGAGAAGATGAGGGCATGGGGCACCCGGTCCCGCCGCAGGGCATTCTCCAGGGTGGCGACCACCGACCGCTGGCCGATGACATCGGCAAAGGTCTGCGGCCGCATCTTGCGGGCCAGCACCAGGTAGCTCATGGCGCGCTCGCCGGACCAGACAGCATCAGCTGGCCCCGAAAAAAATGATAGCCAGGCACCCTGCGGCACACAAAGGATCTTGCTACCGTTGCTTCCTCCCGGACCTGGCGGGGTTCGCAAGACTTTGTTGCGCAGGACCCGGCTATCAAACCGAAGTCCTTTCTTCCTGGCGGAGAGGGTGGGATTCGAACCCACGGTCCCAGTTTCCCGGAACACACGATTTCCAATCGTGCACCTTCGGCCTCTCGGTCACCTCTCCTGATGGCAAACGGTTGTCGAGGGATATCTCCTCCCGGCGGGCCGCCATACCCCAACGGGCATTTCAGGCTTCCGGCTGACGACATGGCTTTGGCGGAGAGGGTGGGATTCGAACCCACGGTCCCGGTTCCCCAGGACAGACGATTTCGAGTCGCCCCCGTTATGACCGCTTCGGTACCTCTCCGCAACCGCTGGCGGCATCCCGCCCCCTGACCTCGATCCCAGCATAACCGCCCGCAAGGGGCCGGCGGACGCGAAAGAAATCCTTCAAGATCCCGCCACAGGCCTCCGCCGCCACCCCGGCGCAGACCGTCAGGCGGTGGTTCAGAAGGCCATCCTGCCCGATCCGGTAGCGGGAAGCGACCCCCCCCGCCTTGGGGTCGTCGGCGCCGTAGACCAGACGCGCAACCCGTGCATGCACCAGGGCCGCGGCGCACATGGCACAGGGCTCCACGGTCACATACACCGTGGTGCCGGTCAACCGGTAATTGGCCAGCCTCTGCCCGGCGGCCCGCAGCACCAGAATCTCGGCATGGGCAGTAGGGTCGTGGCGCTCCCGGCTGCGGTTGCCATCCCGGGCCAGCACCTGGCCGCTCCCGTCCACCAGCACCGCGCCCACCGGCACCTCGCCCCGGATCGCCGCGGCCTGCGCCTCTTCCAGGGCCAGGGCCATGCAGGCCGCATCCTGCTCGGCCAACGGGAGGGCACTATATACCATGGCCAAGGGCTGGCTGCAACCGGCTCGCGGTCAGCCGCCGGCAGCCCGGCGGCGGCTGCGGGCGTAGTTGGCCGCCTCCCAGCCGGCCACACAGCCCTCGCCCACCGCCTTGGCCATCTGGTACGGATGGCCGGTGATGTCGCCGGCGGCGTAGACCCCAGCCAGGTTGGTGCGGCCCTTGCGGTCCACCAGGATGTGGGTGAAATCCTCGGGGTCCAGGTCCACACCCAGGCTGGTGGCCAGCTCCAGGGCGCCCTTGGCCCCCAGCTCCACGAACACCCCTTCCAGCTCCAGGCGGCGGCCATCGTCCAGGAGAAGGCCCGCCACCTCCTGCTCCCCCAGGACCTCCTGCACCCAGACCCCCTGGCGAACCTCCACCGGGCTTGCCGCCAACCGTTGCGCCAGGGCGTCGGAGACTGCCAGCTCCCGGGCGATGAGGGTGACCTGCCGGGCATACCGGGTCAAGGTCAAGGCGCCATCGGCCGCAGCGCTCTCGTTGCCCACCACCGCCACCCGCTGGTTGCGGAAGAAGTTGGCGTCGCAGTCCACACAGTAGCTCACCCCACGGCCGGCCAGCTCCTTCTCCCCTTTCACCTTGAGCTTCTTGCGGGCGGTGCCGGTGGCCAGGATCACCGCCAGGCCCTGGTGCTGCCCGCCGCCTTCGCTCTCCACCACAAAGCCGTCCCCCTCCTGCCGCACCGCCAGGACGTCCTCGCCAAGGAGGCGGGCGCCAAAGGCCAGCGCCTGCCGCCGGCCGATGGCCACCAGCTCCTCGCCGGCCGAGACCCCCTCCACCCCCAGATAATTCTCCACATGGGCGCCGGCCAGGCTGCTGCGCTCCGGCCGGCCCAGGACCAGCACCGAGGCCTTCTTGCGCACAGCATGGATGGCGGCCTGCAGTCCCGCCGGCCCGCTGCCAATGATGATGACATCGACAATCGGCTCATTCATGGTGACTCCTCCCAGACCATAGACTTTCGTGCCTACCGGCAGACGGCGGCCGGCTGTCTTTCATCTCTTCCCCCGGGCCATCCGGGTGGCTCACGACTGAAGACCGGGCTCCAGGACCTGTCCGCCCGCCTTCCAGCAGCGGGCCCAGTGGCCAGGGCCAATGGCGTAGGCGGCGATTGCCCCGGCCCGGCAGCGGGCCTCCACCAGGGGACAGCGGCCCTGGAAGCGGCAGCCCCGGGGGAGATCCACCGGGCTCGGCGGCTCGCCGGGCAGGACCGCGAGACCACGGCCTTCGTCCGGACGTACAGAAGGCACTGCCGCCAGAAGCGCCCGGGTGTACGGATGGCT contains:
- the recR gene encoding recombination mediator RecR yields the protein MRETMPAALVRLIEDLHRLPGIGRKTATRLALFLLRRPAAEAQALARSLAELHGAIRLCSVCCAFSATDPCPVCADPSRDRGLVCVVEEASDLAAVEKSGTYRGLYHVLHGVLSPVDGIGSEELKVDLLVARARQPQIREVLIATSSTVPGEATAALLIQRLRGGAARISRLAFGIPMGMDIKYADEVTLARAIEGRRPCAPGPVDGQGQGGANGG
- a CDS encoding YbaB/EbfC family nucleoid-associated protein, producing MNMDQLFKQAQQFQKRIAEMQEDLGSRRVTSSVGGGMVQATVNGRHELVALTIEPTVIDPADPTLLQDLVIAAVNDAHSKAAAMAQEEMGKLTGGMRIPGLF
- the dnaX gene encoding DNA polymerase III subunit gamma/tau, which encodes MSYLVLARKMRPQTFADVIGQRSVVATLENALRRDRVPHALIFSGVRGVGKTTLARIMAKALNCVEGPTPTPCNRCPPCQEITAGAALDVQEIDGASNRGIQEIRDLKENIRYFPTQCRFRVVIIDEVHMLTTEAFNALLKTLEEPPAHVYFLFATTELHRVPVTILSRCQRHELKRVSMAELAAFFRRVADGEGVAISDRALGLVAREAGGSVRDGLSLLDQIFSFAGESVADTDVLEVLGLVDRRLIEEMARAILAADLGRCLGVLARVSQIGGDVRRFAQDLVEYFRALLVCRLAQKPAELIDLPEEELAAARDLAAGHAVEALGQHFHHLVQGVEAMGRAAQPRLVLETALIRAMQAGQLVPLDEVLDRLDRLLAAGTLPAGLGWPVEPAALLAQPAGAPGLPRPVPTGGPGQPAANAPAPAPAEPRRPPAAAEPLPVTGPAGNRSVRQGWDEFIGYVKGRKPWLAHSLRLADGVREEGGSLVVRFGQASDGAVLQDQENVRLIAGYLADFFQRELRVVIDTPAGIPESAPAAATSGPDPGAERRALAAEPLVQAAVEIFGGAITEIRTSDARKP
- the tadA gene encoding tRNA adenosine(34) deaminase TadA; amino-acid sequence: MVYSALPLAEQDAACMALALEEAQAAAIRGEVPVGAVLVDGSGQVLARDGNRSRERHDPTAHAEILVLRAAGQRLANYRLTGTTVYVTVEPCAMCAAALVHARVARLVYGADDPKAGGVASRYRIGQDGLLNHRLTVCAGVAAEACGGILKDFFRVRRPLAGGYAGIEVRGRDAASGCGEVPKRS
- a CDS encoding FAD-dependent oxidoreductase, which produces MNEPIVDVIIIGSGPAGLQAAIHAVRKKASVLVLGRPERSSLAGAHVENYLGVEGVSAGEELVAIGRRQALAFGARLLGEDVLAVRQEGDGFVVESEGGGQHQGLAVILATGTARKKLKVKGEKELAGRGVSYCVDCDANFFRNQRVAVVGNESAAADGALTLTRYARQVTLIARELAVSDALAQRLAASPVEVRQGVWVQEVLGEQEVAGLLLDDGRRLELEGVFVELGAKGALELATSLGVDLDPEDFTHILVDRKGRTNLAGVYAAGDITGHPYQMAKAVGEGCVAGWEAANYARSRRRAAGG